Sequence from the Spartobacteria bacterium genome:
GTGCCGATCCGCCGGCCCCCCCGCTTTTGGACGCAAAAGGCCTTTTTGAAAAGTTCCAATGATTGGAACTTTTTGAAATCGCTGTTTTTATGCCTTTCATGCGTTTTTTAAGGATTGTCCTTACCCTTCGCCCTATCTTGATTCGCCGCTTCCTGACCGCCCAGAGGAATGGGGATCACTCGCTTGAGTTCTACAGGATCACCATATTCTTCCAGCGGCTCCATCGTTAGAACAATGGAGACTACGGCAGGTATTTCGTTGGTTTTCTCCCAGTCGTCTTCCCATGTATCGCTCTCCTGATCGTACCACTGGCAGTCCAGTCCTTTGACCTCGGTAGAGACGTACCAGGGATCCACATCGTCGTCTTCCATATCGGTTGCCATATGCGGATAGGCTCGCACGGCCACCGCCGTATCGCCATCGTCATTTTCTTCGATGGTGATTGAAATCCGATGCAGCCCGCGATTGAGCACGCTGTCCCTCGGCAAAAAGGCGGAACTGGATGTCACCCAGCTGATGCTGTCTTCTGCATAGCCTCTGCCGCCATGATCTTCTAGGCGAAAACCATAAGTCCCGCCTGCCGACGGAAAATAGGCCGCCGAACGCAACCCCGACACCAGCTGATTCATCACAAAATCGCCGTGATGCAGGTCATCCAGCAAGGCCGTTCCTCGTTGCCATGACTTCAAAACCGTGACAAATGTGCCGACAATAATGGACATGGCCGTCACCAGCAGTGCCATCGCCACCAGCAGTTCCAGCAGAGTAAATCCACCTCGCTGAACACCCCTCGCTGTCATAGTTTGACTGTCTCCGGCAAGTAGTAATACCCCCCGACCTGTTCCCGTCCTCTGGATGCTTTTTCCGCCCATTCTACCGTCAGCGTATACTCCCACAGCCCTTCGTATTCTTCTATATCGGCCGAGGATTTTTTTAATTCCCAAGCCCCGGTATAGCCATCAAACGGGGCTTTAAACGTCCATGATTCCCGCTTTTCCGCTACATCCCCTTTTTCTTTCAGCAGATATTCCTGCATTTTGAACTCGGCTTCTCCGATCAGACGACGTGCATTCGCATAATTCTTGGATTGTCGAACAATCGCCAGGCAACGCGACGACGCGGCCACCAGTGCACTGACCCCAATCCCCATAATGGCCAGTGCCATGAGCACTTCAATCAGTGTTAATCCACTGCAGTTCTTGCAAACACGCCGAAACGACGCTATTCCCAGCCATTTCATCCGCGATACGCCGTACATGCCAGCACAAGCAGGAACACCGAAATACAAAAACAAATGCCACCCCACAAACCCATCATCTCATCCCGTTTCACCACCCACGCGCACCACTGACGAAAACGAAATGGACTCAGCACCAGCATAATTCCTTTCACCACCATGACATACGCAATGACCACCATCACCAGACGCCATGACGTTTCCATCCAGCGCGCCGAGGTCAAAATCGGACTCGCCAACAACAACAGCAAGCCGCCCAAAGCACGCGGTGCTAACAGATCATTCATGTAAAACAAAATAACCAGATAAACGATCACACCGCCTGCCACAGTCGGATCTTTTATAAAAGTAAAAATGCCCAGGTTAGCTGTTTCCAGTCCCGGCACCCAGCGATAGTAGATTTCCTTGATCCAGCCAAATTCACCGAAACTGGACTGATGCATCATCAGTATGATCCACAAAAAATCAACGGACAACAGCAACCGTCCCGTCCATACTGAACGCGGAAACCGTTCCAGACCAAGCTGACACGCCTGAGGTTTCATAATCATCATCGCTCCACATACGGCATAAAAGAGGGCAAACCCCATCGTCATCCAGCTCAGTACGGTCATAGTTATCCTTAAAATTGCAGTCACTCTTCAAAATCAATGAACGTCTATACCGCAATCGCCTTCATTATTGCAATCAAACCGCTCATCAAAAACATTCACCAGTAAATGCTGATTATTTTGTATCTCTTCCTTCAGCAACGTTGAAAGGGCATGATAAATAGGACCCAGTGATCCATCGCCAATACGATGATGTTCATAATACACCACCGACGTCACATCGCGCGTCGTCCCCACCACCAGTATTTCCCGCGCATCAATCATGTCCTGCTCTGATATATCCGTGTACATCACATCCGACAACACCCGCCTTTCAACCAGACCACCAGCCAGCCGCATGACCAGCTGCATGGTCGTACCCGCCAGGATAGTCTCAAGCCTCGGCGCAGCCAATACCCCGTCGGCCCTTACCACTACAATATTTTCCGTAGCCCCCTCCGTCAAAAAACCATCATCAGTAAATCCCGCCGCAAAATCGGCACCAGCATCCACCGTTTCCATACTCATCAAGACATTCGGTAAATAATTACAGCTTTTTATCTGTGCAAAAAAAGAAGCCTTGGCAGGAATGTGACTGCGAACCAGCCGAACGCCCCCCGGATGGCAATCCATGGTCGGTTGAGATAATTTATAGATAATGATATACAGCTGCACCTGCTTACAATCATAGGGATTGACCCCCATATTTCCCGTGCCGCGCGTCAAAAGAACCCGGATAGAACACTGACGATGTCCCCCCGCTCTTATTGCATCGATAATCAGCTCCTGCAAACGCGCCATCGTCACCGGAACAACCAGTCGTAACTTCGACGCCGACGCCATCAGCCGATCCAAATGCGCCCCCAGATTAAACACCGCCCCGTTAACACACTTGATACTTTCAAAAACCCCGTCTCCGCGATGCACCACATGATCATCAACCGGAATCATCATCAACGAAGGATTACACGTTATTCCATCCAGCACACTGGAATACATCGCATAATAATCACTTCCCGCCCCACCCGACCTGCCCTCCAAAACCGCCACAAAGTCTTCATCTTTAATAATACGTGTTGCCATTTTATATCCCTCGTAAAAAAGAAAGCCAGAACGTTCAACCCTTTGACCATTTTTGTCAATTACAAATAAAATATTATATCTCCATCCTATTTCTATATTTATTCTTGCACTTCTTACAGAATCATGTCTATATATTGCGCATGAGACACAAACGAATTAAAAGAGAACACTTAGCGTATTACCATTGCATGTCGCGCATTGTTGGTCGTGAAAGGCTGCTTGGATTGAAAGAAAAAGAACACATGCGGTGCTTA
This genomic interval carries:
- a CDS encoding prepilin-type N-terminal cleavage/methylation domain-containing protein; this encodes MGGKSIQRTGTGRGVLLLAGDSQTMTARGVQRGGFTLLELLVAMALLVTAMSIIVGTFVTVLKSWQRGTALLDDLHHGDFVMNQLVSGLRSAAYFPSAGGTYGFRLEDHGGRGYAEDSISWVTSSSAFLPRDSVLNRGLHRISITIEENDDGDTAVAVRAYPHMATDMEDDDVDPWYVSTEVKGLDCQWYDQESDTWEDDWEKTNEIPAVVSIVLTMEPLEEYGDPVELKRVIPIPLGGQEAANQDRAKGKDNP
- a CDS encoding type II secretion system protein — translated: MGWHLFLYFGVPACAGMYGVSRMKWLGIASFRRVCKNCSGLTLIEVLMALAIMGIGVSALVAASSRCLAIVRQSKNYANARRLIGEAEFKMQEYLLKEKGDVAEKRESWTFKAPFDGYTGAWELKKSSADIEEYEGLWEYTLTVEWAEKASRGREQVGGYYYLPETVKL
- a CDS encoding peptidase: MATRIIKDEDFVAVLEGRSGGAGSDYYAMYSSVLDGITCNPSLMMIPVDDHVVHRGDGVFESIKCVNGAVFNLGAHLDRLMASASKLRLVVPVTMARLQELIIDAIRAGGHRQCSIRVLLTRGTGNMGVNPYDCKQVQLYIIIYKLSQPTMDCHPGGVRLVRSHIPAKASFFAQIKSCNYLPNVLMSMETVDAGADFAAGFTDDGFLTEGATENIVVVRADGVLAAPRLETILAGTTMQLVMRLAGGLVERRVLSDVMYTDISEQDMIDAREILVVGTTRDVTSVVYYEHHRIGDGSLGPIYHALSTLLKEEIQNNQHLLVNVFDERFDCNNEGDCGIDVH